Below is a window of Mucilaginibacter ginkgonis DNA.
TATATTTTAAAAAGCTTGCCAATTTAACAAATTGTAGCAACATGATTAATAGATTTGCGCATGGCTGATGCACAACAAAATAACGATGATAATAACGGTAAACAAGCCAATAATTATATAAAGTTTACCGGGCTGGCGTTTCAAATGATCGCTATCATTGGCATAATGACCTTCATAGGCTACCGCATAGATGTCTCCTCAGGGCATCAAACCAAATGGGTAACCGCGGCATTCGCGTTGTTCGGTGTGTTCAGTTCTCTTGTACTTGTTTTTAGGGGAATTAAAGAGTGAAGGTTTCGGCTACCATATACCGCTATCTGTTTTTTCTGTTGCTGATGACCATAGGCCCTGTAGTTTTGACGGCCACAGGAGATACTTTTTTGCTGATTCCAAAGTTTTGGCTGCTGTTCGGATTTATATCTGCATTGACACTAATGACCATTATTTTAATATTGGTGGTGCAACAAATAAACAGGGATTTATATGCTCAGGCCTTTCTTGCGGCAACAACGGTAAAGATTTTGGTCTGCTTATTTTTTGTACTCTTTTTCCTGCGGAAAACGCCTGTAAACAGGCATGTTTTCGCATTAGATTTCTGTTACGTTTATTTCTTAAATACAGCCTTTGAAGTTTATGGTTTGTTGCGTAACTTGCGCAACCAAAATTTACGGTAGAAACTTCATTTAAATGAACAACGGCTTAGTTTTGAACAAAAAAAATTTCACAAAATTCTTCATTTCCTGCGTTATTTTAATGCTGAGTGTATTACCAACACTTAGTTTTGCCCAGGAAAAAAGTGAGAATAAGGCCGCTGAGCCCGCAAAAGCGTTTAACCCTAAGGATATCATTTTTGAACACATCAGCGACTCGCATTCATGGCCGGTTGCCTTGCCTTTGGTTAAAGAGATATTTCTGCCGTTGCCAATAATATTATATACCGATAAAGGCCTTGAAATATTCTCGTCAGAAAAGATCCGCGAGACGGAAGAAAACGGTGTAGTTCAACATCCTGTTTATACCGGCAATTATAACAGCTACGTAATGGAAGGTAACCATGTTAAGGTTGCCGATGCAAACGGTAAAGTTGACGAGGCCGCGTCTAAGAAGGTGATCGATTTTTCTATTACCCGCAACGTGGCCAGCATGTGGATGGCAATGCTTATCCTGATAATTGTTTTCTTGTCTGTTGCATCAGCATATAAAAAACGCGAAGGCAAAGCGCCTAAGGGTTTGCAATCTTTCTTAGAGCCGGTTGTACTGTTCGTGCGCGATGACGTTGCTATCCCGAATATTGGTATTAAGGCGGCACGTTATATGCCTTTGCTGTTGACGATTTTCTTTTTCATCCTGATCAATAACCTTTTAGGTTTGATCCCGATATTTCCTGCCGCGTATAACCTTACAGGTAACATCGCGGTAACGCTAACACTCGCTGCCATCATTTTAGTAGTGGTTAACGTTAGCGGTAACAAATATTATTGGAAACACATTTTTGCACCAGATATTCCATGGTGGTTATACATTATCATGGTGCCTGTTGAGTTGATCGGCGTTATTTCAAGGCCCTTCGCGTTGATGATACGTTTGTTTGCAAACATCACCGCAGGCCACATCATCGTACTAAGTTTGATATCGCTGATATTTATCTTCAATACCATTTGGATGTCGCCGGTTTCAGTTGTGTTTGTAGTGTTTATGGATTGCATAGAGTTGTTGGTAGCGTTCCTACAGGCGTTTATCTTCACCATGCTATCTGCACTGTTCATTGGTATGGCTGTTGAAGAGCATCACCATTAATAAGCAATTAATTATCTATATATACACGTTTTAAATTATCAAACAATGATTGGAATGATCGGAATGATCCAGGAAGCTGCTGCTTCAGGCGTTGTTGGCCTTAGCAAACTTGGCGCTATCGGTGCTGGTTTAGCAGTAATCGGTGCCGGTATCGGTATCGGTCAAATTGGTGGCAAAGCAGTAGAAGGTATTGCTCGTCAGCCAGAAGCTTCTTCAAAAATCCAAACTAACATGATCATCGCTGCAGCCCTTGTAGAAGGTGTTGCACTGTTTGCCGTGGTAGTTGCCCTGCTGTAATTTCAAGCAGGCAAAAAACAAAGCACAGGCCCGGCGCGGTTGGCACCGGACTGTGTTTTTAAGAAAGACACTTACTTAGAATAAATAGATAAGAATATGGAATTGGTAACCCCAAGTATAGGATTGGTTTTCTGGACACTGCTATCATTTGTGATCCTTT
It encodes the following:
- the atpE gene encoding ATP synthase F0 subunit C, which encodes MIGMIQEAAASGVVGLSKLGAIGAGLAVIGAGIGIGQIGGKAVEGIARQPEASSKIQTNMIIAAALVEGVALFAVVVALL
- the atpB gene encoding F0F1 ATP synthase subunit A, encoding MLSVLPTLSFAQEKSENKAAEPAKAFNPKDIIFEHISDSHSWPVALPLVKEIFLPLPIILYTDKGLEIFSSEKIRETEENGVVQHPVYTGNYNSYVMEGNHVKVADANGKVDEAASKKVIDFSITRNVASMWMAMLILIIVFLSVASAYKKREGKAPKGLQSFLEPVVLFVRDDVAIPNIGIKAARYMPLLLTIFFFILINNLLGLIPIFPAAYNLTGNIAVTLTLAAIILVVVNVSGNKYYWKHIFAPDIPWWLYIIMVPVELIGVISRPFALMIRLFANITAGHIIVLSLISLIFIFNTIWMSPVSVVFVVFMDCIELLVAFLQAFIFTMLSALFIGMAVEEHHH
- a CDS encoding AtpZ/AtpI family protein, with protein sequence MADAQQNNDDNNGKQANNYIKFTGLAFQMIAIIGIMTFIGYRIDVSSGHQTKWVTAAFALFGVFSSLVLVFRGIKE